The genomic interval AATGTATCTTTATGTAAATTTAGAGGTAGTTATTTGTGGTGTACAGAATAGAGGTAGTACGAATATTCCTTAGTCTGTTAGTAATGTCTGTCCTTCTTTTAGTATAAAGCAATGGTACTGTGTAAGCAAAATGCAGAGCATGAATCAGAAGTTTTCGTGCATTCCTTTCAATTCTCTGTTCTCAATCTtgctttcttattctttttgcTATTCTTACAAACGGTAGATGCATGGAATTGGATACCATGATACAATTGGAAACTAgatcccttatatatatatatgttgaaataTAAAACgccaattaaaacaaaacactaTCAATAATATTGGAGCAGAAAAGCAACTGGAAAAAGGCAAGGAAGAATAAATCAATTCTTGGTGTTCATGTTATTCTTCACTATCTCTGCCTTTTCTTTGATGCTTTCCTTCGACTGTTCAGCCTTGCCTAACATGCTGTCTTTCGCCTTTTGGGCTGTGTCTTTGGCTGTTCCCCATGCTTCTTCTGCTGTATGCTTTGCCTTCTCAGTGACATCCTTGGCCGTCTCCGACACCTTCCCAGCTatatcttttgtcttttgagTCACCTAAGGTTTCATGAATTATTTGGACACAAAAATAAGCAATAATTgtggaaaataatcattaagAAGATGAATTTTATTCAATGTGTCTAAATGCATGAGTTGGGTACGTACATGTTCTGCAGCAGAGGAAGCCTTATCATTGACAGTTTCACCAGTTTTCTTCGCCTCATTTGCTCCTTGTTTTATTGCCTCAGTGGCCGCCGAAGCCTCTTGACGTGAACAGCTTGCCTATTGCACAAAAATTTCgttggcatgcatgcagcacGTCTTCATAATACTTATTGAATGCAAGCAAAATTATAacaagaaacatatatatacatatatatatatatatatctatatatatttcacgGCAAAACTACTCTCATAATTTTTATGCTAAAAAACATcaactaatatatatttcaatgaaaaatactatatatatgccAACAAACATatcaaatgatattttattaaacgtGTTACATTATCCATCTACCcttgaatttcattttctaaaaaaaggtTGATCTGGCCTACACATGAGAGAggatattgaaaaataatctgACATTGcctgtggacaaggtcttgactcttgggcatgtttataatGAATGATCAATCATCTCTTGTAGAACCAATATTATGAGATAAATTAGacccataaatttcttcataatCTAGTAGTTGATGAGTAGCGCGTTATCCACGTAATATAATACAGTGTGATGGAAGTGATCATTTCATTGCATGcaaaagaattatttaaaagaaaaggggaTACATGAGTAAGAAAACTATACCAAAAAGAGGAGCATGAGAATAATGTGAGAAACTTAAAACCACCTGAAAAATCATGTCTACATTGCTAATGAAGGCTGACTTACATGAATAGGTCTTGGACTAGTAGAGGCCACGAACAGCCTAGAGACGTTCCAGGTGCTCCTCCTGGTGATGATTGCTGCTGATCTAGATGGACCAAATTTCTGGATGCAGGTGACTAAGGGTAAGCTTGCCATCTTTCCCATATAATGGATTTTAGTTGCTTTAGaaactgaatatatatatatatatatatatataaagaatttcACTTGGACCTTTCTATCATGGAGAGTACTTACCGCATTTGATTGGTTTTAAAACTATCCTTGGCAGTCAATGGGATCCAATATTTTAGGACCGTTGGCGTTCACTTCGTTCATAACTTTCTTTTTCAGGATTTAACTATATGGTATATTGGATTCTTAAGTTGCACGTACAttccatttattaaaaaaaaaactttttatatatttagtttcAAGTTTGCAttgttcttatatatttttcacgTCAAGATAAATTTATTGGCAAtgtcaaattaattaatgatttttgcGTTTTGAGTATTATATATtcttgagaaaagatatttacaactgtgaattgtgcaaccgccgcttaatcgttttgaaaaaaagtgaataaaacataagatctacataaaaaaaattaattttttaatagtgaactccactctttttcaaagcgattatacAGCGATTACGCGgcattattctttccttttatgaatccataaaattttattacatgAAGCAAAAAATTACCAATAAAACAAGAACCTATGTTTAATGGCGGAACCACATGCATGATTGATGCATGGCTAGTGAGTGCAATGTTTTAAAAACTTTCcatgttatatttaaaattttataaaaatgtaaaaacaagaaaatctaaGTATTGTACCGACTAAAAAAACGTGTAGTCCatcaataaaaagtaaaatttatttacttgtaaATAAAGTTAATCCtaacatataagaaaaattatctcaactcaaacacCCTAACTTCATTGACCCTAATCCTAACATGGGCCACGTATTTAATAAACTCCAATGGGCCGGGTTTTAGTCCAAAGTAAACCCAGGTTGTCCAATAAATACTTTTGGACTTCAAAAAAACTTATCGAGCCCACTTGTGAGAACCGCGTCTAATGCTGGTAAGAACATACTACTTATGCATTGACATAACCATATTATCCgcttaaaattatattagaaaaaattctaaacataagtTTCACTCTCCTGCAcactacttaaaaatatgtgattttatttttttatccattaAGTAGTATGTAAAGTATGAGACTTATGTGTAGCACGACTCTTGTATTAGAGGGAATGATGTATCGGGCGAGCAAACTGAAGAACGAGGAAGATGATGGAGAGCAAAGGATAAGCGAGCATGGCATTGTGAGCGAGCAAGGTCAAGGGGGAGCAAAGGGTAAGCAAGCATAGCATCGAGGGAGCAAGGCCGAGGGCAAACCAAGATAGACAAGCATAGAATTGGGTGAGCAAGGTGATAAGCCAACAAAGGATAGGCGAGCTTAGTATCGAGCATGTGATGGGGGAAAAAATCATTACCTTGGGCCTAGGATAGTAGGGAGGGGTCGTTACAGGGAGTTGGGTTGACAATGAGGCCCAACCCGGTCACCTAAGTCCAGGCAAGAAAAGTAAAAGCCCAGACCAGAATATGGATAGGGAGTTCAGGTGGGGGCAGGAGATCTGGAGGAAGACTAGGGCAAAAGGGAAGAAGACTATGACATGCATCACCAGATGGAAGGGACGCGGAACAGAGGCCACGTCGCATTTAATGCGACCCAAAACAGAGGTCACGTCGCATTAAATGCATCCCAGGGCACAGGGTGTGCGGCATTGAATGTGGCCCAAGACCAGAGTAGAGCACAGAGAAGGCGTGGGGCCGTCGCTCCTCGGTGAGGTGACAAAGTGAAAGCTGCTCGGTAATGAAGTACGCAAGACGAACCACCCCTCACTACGCAACGCCCCGCCATGGGGAAATCCTATAcggtaactataaataagaGTCAACCCAGCGGCAAATGAGGTAATAGAAAAAATACTATCATCCTTGTCCATCTTTCTTGCTTCCATTCTTTGATCTTTCCCCTCAAGATACTAACTTAAACATTGGAAGATTAACGGACCCCGAGGTCCCCTCTCCGTTTTGACTGTGTAGGATCGTGCTTGGATACCGGAGTGAGAAGTTGCCCAAGcccgcgaaacacgacatcaacagtggcgtCGTCTGTGGGATGTTTGTTGTCCCATAACTAGCGTGTCTTTTGTATGCAGGCAACAACCCTCTCCCAGCATTCATAGCGTGAAAGAATGCAGTCCAAAGCAGTTGAAGCAAGGTTTAACCAGCAAAACAAGGCGATACAGAAGCTCATGGCAGATATGGAGACTCTCCAACAGGAGAACATCGTGTTACGAAGAAATGTCGAAGAGACAGAAGCAGATCAACAGAGCCATAATTCAGGGGACCACCCCCAACCTAACCCAGTCACTGCAGAGGAAGAACGACGTAAAATAAACCTGCAAATTCAGATGGAAGTAGCAAAGCATATAGGTCAACCCACCACGGTGGATCAGCTGCTCACTAACGCTGAACTACCATACAGCACCGAGATTTTGGCGGTACCGATACCTCTAAGGTTTAAGGTCCCTCAGATGGAAGCGTATAACGGGACCAAGGACCCGTTGGAGCATTTGGAGACCTTCAAAGCCCACATGACTCTTCTTGGTTTCTCCAGTGAGATAGCGTGCAGGGCATTCCCTCTTACCTTAAAGGGGGCGGCGCGAATGTGGTTTATTTCCTTGCAACCTGAAACTGTAGATAGCTTCAACGAGCTAGCGCGTCGGTTCTTAACGCATTTCATGGCCAGTCGGACAAGGAGGAGGCCGGCCGCCTATCTGCTAACTGTTAAGCAGAGGGATGACGAGAGCCTTAAGTCATACCTCTCTTGCTTTAACAGGGAATGGATGACAACGGACGATCAAGATGAAAAGATCACATTGGCAGCATTATTAGGGGGAGTCTGGCCTCGCAGTCCATTCATGGCGAAAATCACTCGCAGGGCACCGTCAACTTTGAGGGAGTTTATGGACCGAGCAGACGATTACATAAACGGGGAAGACACACTCCAAGCATTGACAGCGCCTAGGAAGTTGGATTTGGAAAGAGCAGACAAGAAAGTGACAGAACAACACCGAGAGCTTGACCTAGGAGCCCACCAGAAACGAGCTCACGAAGTCAAAGGCAAGGGGAAGCATCGCCCACGCTTGCACTCTAGTTTGGTACTAGAAGTGGAAGAAGACCTGAGTCAACAAGGGGAACGGGGACAAGGCCCGGCACGACCCAAATATTGTTCCTTTCACAGGAGCAGTGGTCACAACACTCAAGACTGTTATACTAAATGGGGAAGATTTGATGATCCGGGGACCCGAACCGAGGGACGTGGTAATGAAAGAAGTGATTCTCGACGAGGATACCACCCTTACTACTGGAGAAACCAAGACCGGAGCCCCTTGCAGAGAAGCGGGACCGAAGTCCCATTCGGGGGCCCCTTGCAGAGAAGCGGGACCGAAGTCCCATTCGGGGAAGATGAGATCCAGTCCGCAGGAGCTGCAGCCCAGTTCGTGAAGGCCAGGACTATGCCCGGAGGAATAGTGTAAGTcccaaaagaagaagaactacAAACACTCGTAAAGGGGACCCGCATCGAGGAAATTCAAGAAGGGAAGAACCCCCCATAGGGGAGATCAATACCATAGCCGGGGGTATGCAGGGGGAGCGACTTCCTCAACTCGGAAGGCCCATGCGAGGAAGGCTAGGTATGGAGAAGTGTTCTCCACCCAACGATCGCACCGCAGAGACCCTTCCAGGGAACATTTGATAACGTTCAGTGAAGAGGATGGAGATGGGTTATTACGACCTCATGACGATGCGTTGGTAGTGACAGCACAGATAGCCAACTACCAGACTAGGAGGGTATTGATCGACAATGGCAGTTCCACAGATATCCTCTTTTGGGAAGCTTTCAGCAGAATGGGAATTTCTCCCGACCGGTTACAGCCAGCGCCAACGCCCCTTAAAGACTTCACCAAGGATACCATCCAACCAGCTGGTGCGATCGCTTTGTCCGTACTAGTAGGCACGGCTCCCAGAACCATGTCCCTCATGGTAGACTTCCTGGTGGTCAAGGCCCCTTCCTCATACAACATGATACTTGGGAGATCGTCATTGAATCAAATGAAGGTTGTCACTTCCACATAccacctaaaagtaaaatttcccACCGCATGCGGGGTAGGAGAGATGCGAGGTGAACAACAGACCGCGAGGGACTACTACACCAAGGAGATGCAGTCAAAGGCAGTAACCATGCAAACTCTAGAATCAAGCCACGAGTAGGCTGTCGAACCAGCATCGCCCTCACAGACAGGACAAGGGCAGGAGGAGGAAAACAAAGAGACACAAGTACAGATGAGACTCGAAGGGCAGCCCAGCCGCCATCTTCGGCGGTGATTGAATTGGACCGCAAAGTGAGGGATGAAGAAGCGCTAAGACAAGCAGAGCCCGATGAACCCCTGGTCTTGGTGCCATTGGATTATGGAGACCCGGAGCGGACTGTACGAATGGGATCCAAAATTTCTGAAGAACTGAGCCAGTCCATGAAACTCTTGCTTCTGGAGCATCGCGATGTCTTTGCTTGGTGCCATGAAGAAATGCCAGGTATCGATGGGTCGGTGATAGAGCACCAGCTTAGCATAAATCCTGACGCCAAAAGGGTCAAGCAGAAGCACCGCAGTTTCAGTGCAGAGAAATACGTGGCTATAGCTGAGGAAGTGGAACGCCTCCTCGTTATGGCTTTCATTCGGGAAGTTTACTATCCCGAGTGGCTCTCTAATGTTGTACTGGTCAAAAAGGCAAGTGGgaagtggaggatgtgtgttgatttCACCCAC from Juglans microcarpa x Juglans regia isolate MS1-56 chromosome 4S, Jm3101_v1.0, whole genome shotgun sequence carries:
- the LOC121262268 gene encoding uncharacterized protein At4g13230, translated to MGKMASLPLVTCIQKFGPSRSAAIITRRSTWNVSRLFVASTSPRPIHASCSRQEASAATEAIKQGANEAKKTGETVNDKASSAAEHVTQKTKDIAGKVSETAKDVTEKAKHTAEEAWGTAKDTAQKAKDSMLGKAEQSKESIKEKAEIVKNNMNTKN